The window CTGTAGGTCATCACATTTGAGACCGTCATGAAGTATATCCCATCGTACGAATCGCACAACCTTGTCCGTACGATCGAACAGTCGTTCGATCTCTTTGGTATTATTCTTGAGCCTCATTTGGAACGGGAGACTGTTGACCACCTCGAAAGAAAACGAGTTGCTGCCGGGGGAATAACCGAAGCGATAGGCGTATACTTGGATGAATGTGCGAATGAAGAGCTTGAACCCGAAGTTCCGCTCCTTCCGCCGCTCGAGAATATCATCCCGTTCCAGATTGTTGGCATGCCCCTCCGGATGGTCGTGCTCATCTGGAGGATGGACGGCGTGAAAGAATTGCCCGAGCCGCTCATTCGTTGGCGAATAGAGCGAGACGAGCGTGGCGAAAGCCTTCTCCTCGGACTCTACTCGCTTTCCAGCGCTGTTGATCCGGTTGTAGAGTGCGACTACATCGGCAAGGCGGTTCTCGTTCTTGTCCTGGGACTCCCTGAGGGTCTTCAGGAAAAAGACTTGCCTCTCGCGAAGCTGACCAATGCGCCTCCTAAGATGGATCTCCTTTATTTGTTGCACAACCTCGTCCGTGGCGGCATTTGCCGGCTTGATGCGTGCGTGGATATCCGCGTCCTGATCTCCGAAGAAAAGATAGAGCGGAATGAAGTTGTGCTTGAAGCGCGCCCCCTGCCTTGTCGGATCTGCGATCAGACAGAACATCGGGTACCGCGACATGCTGGGGTCGAAGAAACCGGCGAGTTCCGGGACGCGTGATAGGTTCAGGCACCAGACGCGCCGTGCATTCGGCTCGGTGTCGTCCCCCTCTTCGTCGGATGTGCTCTGGGCCGATCTTCCGTTTTCTGGCCCTAATGCGCCGCGGAGGCTCCGAATCCGCTGCTGGCCATCGATGACCCAGTATTGCGGTTTGTCAGACCCCAACAGCGGGATGCCGTGCTCTCCGGGCTCCTCAGGTTTCCAGAGAATGATGGTGCCGCACGGCGTATCAAAGTATAGGGATTCCAGTAGGAGCGATGTGTTGTCGTCATTCCATACGAGGCCACGCTGGAAATGCGGAATGCCGAGGTCATGGTAAAGATCACCAATGAGATATTGGACCGTTGGATCTGATGGAGGTGAAACAACATTCATCATGGCCTCCTCCGCAGTAAATGTGGTGCGAGTAGTTCCGACGCGAATCGCTTCCCGCTTGCTCCCCCCCCGTTCCTCAAATCAAAACACAACGGCCCTTTGGAGCTCAGTATACTCCAAAGGGCCACGCGTACATTCCTTCAGCCCGAGGCTACCATAACGCGACAACCGAACCTTGTCAGTCATCACGAGCACATACTCCGGTTCAGCGGGATACGGACAGCAGCGAAGTGACGCTACGATAAAATTCCGATAGACGCTTGTCAAGGTCAAAATGAGGCTGTAAATGCCACGATCACACTCCTATAGTTATCCGATTGTATCGTTGACCCATGAGCATCAAAGTCCACGCCCCCTGTGGAGGTAAGAGGCTTTCTGGACAATCTCACCGCCAAATCCCTCCTCGCCCCCCCCTTTTTTAAAAGGGGGAAATTGGGTGAGTTCGGTCGCGGCGCTCGCAATACCCCATGCGCTGGTGGCGCACCCATAAGCTCGTCATTGCGAGCGACCAACGGGGGCGCGGCAATCTCATCGTACTTGACGCTGCAAAAAACGGTGAGATTGTTTCGGTCCCCTTCGCTTCGCTTTGGGTCCCTCGCAATGACGCAGGAGGGGGACTTTCGAAGCGATGACGGATGGCAATCTCTATGTTTGAGCACAGGGCGCAGCTTGACGTTTCGCCCTTCTTTCTAGTATGATTTATTTATTCCTATGTTATCCGCGGTTATGCCTCACCTGAGAGTGTACGCGTCGAGAGGGGGGCACATCTTCCCATACGCCTGGCGCTTTGAGGGCGCCTTGGTTCTTGTCTTGTTCACACTCACGGCCTGCGCTTCTCGCCACGTCGTGGATGGCTTCCTGGTCGACGAAGCCCGAGGGTTCAGGATTCCCCTGCTGAGCGATGGCTGGCGACAGCTCGAGGTGAGAGGAACCGAGTTAGCCTTCAGAGCTGAACCGGGTGGTCAGGTGGCTGCACTGTTTATCAGTTGCGAAGAGCAGCGGCCGATGACACTTCGACTGTTAGCCAGACGCCTCTTCTTCGGGATCGGTCCAAAACAGATACTAGCCCAGAACGTCATCTCGTTGAACGGTACGGAGGCGGTTCACACGGTACTCACGGGGCGACTCAAAGAGACCGACGTGATGGTCAGCAGTTACGTCGCCAAGGAAGGCGAGTGTACCTATGACCTTGTGTATGTCGCCTCGCCGGAGGCCTTTCAAGGCCGGCTACCGGAGTTTGAGCAATTTGTCAAGGGCTGGACCTTGACTCAAAAGGGTCCCAGGTCGAGATAAACAACTGCAACAAGGACATGCTGTGCGAAATGTAGCTGCAGCCGTTGGAGGCCAGTCGATTCGATTGCTCGAATTGCTGGGCGGGCTCTCGCAGCTTACCTATGATACTGTCTCCTGCGCCTTAACGCATCCCTTCAACCCCCGTGAGCTCATCCGGCAAGCCGATCATATCGGGGTGAAGTCTATCTCGATCGCCGCCGTAGCTGCGGTCTTCACCGGCCTCGTCTTGGCGTTGCAAACCGCGTACGGTCTGAGCCGATTCGGAGCGAAGGCGTATGTAGGAATTATCGTCTCGCTCTCGATGGTCCGCGAGTTGGGGCCGGTTCTCACGGCCCTGTTGGTGGGGGGACGGGTCGGCTCCGGGATCACCGCCGAGCTGGGATCGATGAAGGTCACGGAGCAGATCGACGCCATGCGGGCGATGGGAGCGAACCCGGTCAAAAAGCTGGTGGTGCCCAGAGTGCTGAGCACAATGCTGGTCCTGCCGCTGCTGACGGTCATGGCGGACATCCTGGGAATTCTCGGCGGCATGGTGATCTCCAGGTACGAGTTCCAGGTCGATTACCAGCTCTACTACAATACCGTAACCCGCAACCTGACGCTGGCCGATATTGTGAGCGGTCTGGGCAAGACAGTCGTCTTCGGCTTCATCATTGCCATCGTCGGCTGCTACAAAGGGCTTGCTACAGTGGGCGGCACAGAAGGCCTGGGCAAGGCCACGACGGCGACCGTTGTCACCTCGGCCATCGCTGTCATCATCTCGGATTTCTTTTTGACGAAGTTCTTTTGGTGGCTGGAGGGCTGGTGAGATGAGCGCTCCTTCCATCGAGTTTCGCCAGGTCTACAAGTCGTTCAACCACATGCCGATCCTGGCCGGAATGGATTTTACAATTCAGCCTGGCGAGACGGTCACCATCATCGGCGGAAGCGGGATCGGCAAAAGCGTCACTTTGAAGCTGATCGTCGGCCTGCTGAAGCCGGAGGCGGGTCAGATTCTCATTGAGGGGGAGGACATTGTACCGCTGCCCGAGGACCAGCTCATCAGGATCCGAAAGAAGATCGGGATGGTCTTTCAGAGCTCGGCGCTCTTCGATTCCCTCTCAGTGGCGGAAAACATTGCCTACCCCCTTCGGGAACATACCGCCATGTCGGAATGGGAGATACGAGAACGGGTCGCAGAGACACTCCACCTTGTAGGGCTCGAAGACGCGGAGGATAAGGAGCCTGCCGAGCTGTCGGGCGGGATGAGAAAGCGGGTCGCCTTGGCCAGGGCAATCGCGCTGACGCCAAAGATCATCTTATATGACGAACCCACGACCGGCCTGGATCCTACCAACACCGAGAAGATCAACGAGTTGATCGTGGATATGAACAGAAAGCTCGAGGTGACGTCCGTAGTGGTCACTCACGATATGCGAAGCGCGTTTAAGATCTCCGATCGGATCGGCCTGCTGGATAAGGGTAAGATTGTCATTGTCGGAACGCCACGGGAGATCGAACGCGCCGATCTCCCGCTGGTTCGACAGTTTGTCAACGGGACGATGGCGTAAGAGACAGTTCGACGTTCAAGGTTCGAGATTCTACCGAATGGGAAAAGTATGATGGCGGAACGTGAGCAGTGGACGCGGTTGCGTGTGGGCATCTTTGTCCTGGGACTCCTGACTCTTTTTATTGTGTTCGTCCTGACGATCGGAAGCCGGAGCCGGATCTTCGAACGCCACTACAGTCTGTACGCCTTTTTTAGCAACATCGAGGGACTGAATGTCGGCGCGCCGGTCCGTCTCGCCGGCACCTCCATCGGTTCGGTCGATGATATTACCTTCAGTAAGGACCTTGCCAGCAAGAAGATCCGGGTCACCATGAGTCTGAACGCCAGGCTTCAGGACCGGATTCGGGAGGATTCGATCGCAAGCATCGGGACCATCGGACTGGTCGGAGACAAGGTGCTCGAGTTAACGGTAGGCAGCCCTGATAAATCAGTTCTGCCCCCAGGGGCGACGATTGCGAGCGTCGACCCGCCCGACTACGCCAAGCTGCTCCAGAAAGGCGATCAAATCGTAAGCAATGTGGTGAAGATCTCAGACGCTTTGGGCCAGCTCGTGGGCGGCGGAGCGGGCACAGAAGCGCGGACGGATCTTGCCGAAAGCCTTGCTTCCCTCAACCGGATCATGGGGGAGATCGAACATGGCAACGGGCTGCTCCACGCGCTGGTGTATGAGAAGCGCGCTGGCAACATCCTGAAGGATCTATCGGAGACGACCACCGCGCTTGTTCGGATGTCCAAGGCGCTGGATGAGGGTGAAGGCCTGCTGCCGGCGCTCCTGTACGATCCCCAGGGTCGAGCGGTTCTGGCCGATCTGAAGCAGGCGTCTCATGCTATCAACGAACTGGCCACTAAACTACAGGA of the Candidatus Methylomirabilota bacterium genome contains:
- a CDS encoding MCE family protein produces the protein MMAEREQWTRLRVGIFVLGLLTLFIVFVLTIGSRSRIFERHYSLYAFFSNIEGLNVGAPVRLAGTSIGSVDDITFSKDLASKKIRVTMSLNARLQDRIREDSIASIGTIGLVGDKVLELTVGSPDKSVLPPGATIASVDPPDYAKLLQKGDQIVSNVVKISDALGQLVGGGAGTEARTDLAESLASLNRIMGEIEHGNGLLHALVYEKRAGNILKDLSETTTALVRMSKALDEGEGLLPALLYDPQGRAVLADLKQASHAINELATKLQEQKGWAHALFADPRADTIMADLQASANNLKLVSSRLAQGEGTLGALIDDPTLYEDLSSLLRGANRSRILRSLIQSTRRSGASDEPQ
- a CDS encoding ABC transporter permease is translated as MLELLGGLSQLTYDTVSCALTHPFNPRELIRQADHIGVKSISIAAVAAVFTGLVLALQTAYGLSRFGAKAYVGIIVSLSMVRELGPVLTALLVGGRVGSGITAELGSMKVTEQIDAMRAMGANPVKKLVVPRVLSTMLVLPLLTVMADILGILGGMVISRYEFQVDYQLYYNTVTRNLTLADIVSGLGKTVVFGFIIAIVGCYKGLATVGGTEGLGKATTATVVTSAIAVIISDFFLTKFFWWLEGW
- a CDS encoding ABC transporter ATP-binding protein translates to MSAPSIEFRQVYKSFNHMPILAGMDFTIQPGETVTIIGGSGIGKSVTLKLIVGLLKPEAGQILIEGEDIVPLPEDQLIRIRKKIGMVFQSSALFDSLSVAENIAYPLREHTAMSEWEIRERVAETLHLVGLEDAEDKEPAELSGGMRKRVALARAIALTPKIILYDEPTTGLDPTNTEKINELIVDMNRKLEVTSVVVTHDMRSAFKISDRIGLLDKGKIVIVGTPREIERADLPLVRQFVNGTMA